Part of the Luteolibacter rhizosphaerae genome, CGCTCGGGCGCTTTCGCCAATGCAAAGAGAGCGCGAGAAAGGGGACAAGTCCGGTACGCACAAAGCGCGCGATCCCGAGGGAAGGCGCGCTTCGTGGAGAAAAGTTCTACCAAGGGCTACTCCGCGGCAGGAGGAGGCTCGATGACCTGCACTCGCAGGAAGCCCTTCTGATTCAAGAGCGGGGCGGTGAAGCTCAGTGGGATACGGCCATCTGCCGCGGTGCCGATCGAGAGCGTTCCGGCGGCATCCTGCCAGAGATTCAGGTCGGGCGAAAACTGCACCTTCCATTTCGATCCGTTGGCCAGATTGTAAATGTCCGCCGGATTGAATTGATCCTGCGCAACCTCAAAGGAAACGGCGATCTCTCCTGCGGACTGGGCGAGGCTGAGCGAGGCCGGGCGATCGTTCTGATCCGCCGGGTTCGAGGCGAAGAAGACTTCGAGGATATCCGCGGAGCCGTCGAAGTCGGAATCGGGCTCAGGACTGGGCTCGACCTGAACCAAAGTCGCGATCTCGCTCGGAAATTGGGCCTGACCTGTGGCGGGAGGCGGATAGAAATCGGCGGCTGCGGGGTAGGATGTGCCCACGATTCTGGACTCCACCTCGGCCGGCGTGAGTGCGGGATTCTTCGAGAGCTCGATGATGGCCGCGGCGGTGGTCAGAGCGGCAGAGGGACTGGTGCCCGACATCGTGTCATAGCCTCCCGAGAGCGGGGTGTCGTAGTCGATGGTGCGGACATTCTCGCCGGGCGCATAGAGGTCCACCGGGTAGCCCCAGTTCGAGGTCGAGTATTTGGTGTTGGTGGTGCTGCTGGCACCGGCACAGATCACACCGGCACTGGAGCCGTAGACGGCGGGGATGTAACCTTCGGCCACATCCTTGTTCAGGTTGCCGGCGGAGACCACCACGGTGAGTCCGGCGGCCACGGCTGCGTCGATCGAACTTTTCAGCGTGTAGCTGCTCTCCGGGGTCTGCGTCCCGCTGGCGATGCAGATGACGCCCGGGATGCGCGGCGTGGTGGAAAGGTGCCGCGAGCGCGCGTTCAGCACGGCGGAAGCGATGTTCCCCGGATCGGTGTCGGAGTTGGCCTCGGTGGTGCCTTCGTAAACGTCGTAGAGGACGGCTTGGATCGGCGTTCCCTGTGCCGCGCCCGTCTCGGGGCCTGCGATCACCGAGAGCATCTTGGTGCCATGAGTGAAGGCCTTGGCCTTGCCGGCTCCCACGCGGACATTCGCGATGATGCTGAGCTTGGGATTGCGCTTGAACCAGGTTGCCCAGCCGTTGGTTT contains:
- a CDS encoding S8 family serine peptidase, encoding MSETSSSPVTGFFRALLCAPFIFLCAHAHAEGPARMVPNGDIQDAGWALGRLNDGGDLARTSYSYQETTNPVRLYLIDTGVKQTNGWATWFKRNPKLSIIANVRVGAGKAKAFTHGTKMLSVIAGPETGAAQGTPIQAVLYDVYEGTTEANSDTDPGNIASAVLNARSRHLSTTPRIPGVICIASGTQTPESSYTLKSSIDAAVAAGLTVVVSAGNLNKDVAEGYIPAVYGSSAGVICAGASSTTNTKYSTSNWGYPVDLYAPGENVRTIDYDTPLSGGYDTMSGTSPSAALTTAAAIIELSKNPALTPAEVESRIVGTSYPAAADFYPPPATGQAQFPSEIATLVQVEPSPEPDSDFDGSADILEVFFASNPADQNDRPASLSLAQSAGEIAVSFEVAQDQFNPADIYNLANGSKWKVQFSPDLNLWQDAAGTLSIGTAADGRIPLSFTAPLLNQKGFLRVQVIEPPPAAE